The following nucleotide sequence is from Candidatus Eisenbacteria bacterium.
GCGGTCGCTCGATCCTCCTCACAGGCGCCACGGGTGGGATCGGCCGACGGACCGCCCAGCTCCTGGCGCGGGGCGGGGCCAAGCTCACGCTCTTTGCCCGCAGACAGGGGCCGCTCGAAACCCTCCGTTCTTCCATTGAATCCTCAGGGGGCTCGGCGATCGCGGTGGCGGGAGACGTGCGCCGCCTCCCCGACGCGGAGCGCGCCGTGGCCGAGGCGGTCGGGAGGTTCGGCGGGCTGGACGCCGTCGTGAACAACGCCGGCATCGGCATGCTCGCCTCGCTCGCCGAGGCATCCGACGGCAGCGTGGCGGAGCTCCTCGAGGTGAACGTCCTCGGCACCTTTCGGGTAACCCGAGCCGCGTATCCCAAGCTCTCCGAGGGCACGAAGGACGGCGTTCGTAGGGTCATCGTCAACGTGGCGAGCTTCGCCGGAAAAGTGGGGGTGCCGTACTATTCTTTCTACAGCGCCTCCAAGTTCGGTCTCGTGGGGATGACGGAGGCGTGGCGGCGGGAGCTTCGGCCCCGCGGCATCGACGTGGTGCTCGTGATCCCGGCGGCGGTCGAGACGGAGTTTCTGGCCCGGCTCGATCGAAACCGGGCGCTCGGGTTGGGCCCGGCGGGCACCGTACTCGAACCAGAGGAGGTTGCGCGGGCGATCGTGGGCGCGCTTCGGCGCCCCAGACCCGAAATCTACATTCCGCGCCGAAACCGATGGATCGGGCTTCTGAACGTCCTATCTCCGCGCCTGTCGGACCGGATCGTAAACCGCCTCTTCCGCTACCCCGGGAGGCCGGAGTGATTCCGTCCGCCCCGGAAGGCGGAAAAATCGCCCTCGGCCTGACCGGCGGCGGCATGACCGGCGCCTTCTACGAGATCGGCTGCCTGGCGGCGCTCGACGATTTTCTCGGGTTTGATTTTTCGAGCACGGGCTTCCACATCTACATGGGCGTGAGCGCGGGGGCCTCCGTCGCCTCGCTCCTCGCCAAGGGGGTGCCGGCCCGAAAAATCTACTGGGGGCTTCTGCACGGCTCGGAGCCCTCCCTCGAGTTCAAGCGCGGGGATTTCTACATGGCGAATCGCTGGGCCATCGTGAAATCCGTGTTCGCGACCGTGGCCTCGGTCCCCGGGTTCTTCCTCAAGAGTATCCGGCTGCGCCAGCACCCTTCACCTTTCGAGTTCATGCATCACATCGAAGAGCGCCTGCCACCCGGCCTGTTTGCGTTGGACAACTACCAGCGGTTCTTCGCCCAGCTGCTCGAAGCCTTCGGCAAGACCGATTCCTTCACAGGTCTGGCCCGCGAGCTCTACATCCCCGCGACCGACCTCGATCTGGGCACGAGACGGATCTTCTCGAATACCGATGAAGACCAGGTT
It contains:
- a CDS encoding SDR family NAD(P)-dependent oxidoreductase, with amino-acid sequence MELSGRSILLTGATGGIGRRTAQLLARGGAKLTLFARRQGPLETLRSSIESSGGSAIAVAGDVRRLPDAERAVAEAVGRFGGLDAVVNNAGIGMLASLAEASDGSVAELLEVNVLGTFRVTRAAYPKLSEGTKDGVRRVIVNVASFAGKVGVPYYSFYSASKFGLVGMTEAWRRELRPRGIDVVLVIPAAVETEFLARLDRNRALGLGPAGTVLEPEEVARAIVGALRRPRPEIYIPRRNRWIGLLNVLSPRLSDRIVNRLFRYPGRPE